In a single window of the Drosophila miranda strain MSH22 chromosome XL, D.miranda_PacBio2.1, whole genome shotgun sequence genome:
- the LOC117189145 gene encoding probable G-protein coupled receptor B0563.6 isoform X1 gives MITRLYHTEEDPAYCSFIWGSNLSSSTDVLDAAANATPVFGTDLRDDIYRDVEDPRTQTLREYCYGILLPIICAMGIIGNVLNLIVLTRRNMRGTAYIYMRAYSAAALLAILFAIPFGIRMQVHKDRGQWEEFGPAFYTAHLELYLGNGCLGVGVMMLLVLTLERYVSVCHPGVTRPVMGRPGLVVFLTSLVTIIAYLPSIFRGELIKCILSSPDVYVYLRRDNTIYQQTMFYKVYKIMLEMVFKLIPTVVIGGLNLQIMIVYRQTCERRRQMVLTRANSNFHKDDDPRKFAEERRLFLLLGSTSILFLVCVSPMAILHMTIASEVYPSFPFQVFRASANLLELINYSLTFYIYCLFSEDFRNTLFRTFKWPWLKGQLCHQVDLEVSASPPATAATAAATPQAGNSSNFTTTVTIPKCMPRLPNPTRHPHQLARPDRKGHANGALREGVQASPFQPQ, from the exons ATGATAACGAGGCTATACCACACCGAAGAGGATCCCGCCTACTGTTCGTTTATCTGGGGGTCTAATCTCAGCAGCTCCACTGATGTTCTGGACGCAGCTGCCAATGCCACGCCCGTCTTTGGCACCGACTTGCGCGATGACATCTACCGG GATGTGGAGGATCCACGTACGCAGACTCTCCGTGAGTACTGCTATGGGATTTTGCTGCCCATCATCTGTGCAATGGGAATCATTGGCAATGTACTCAATTTAATTGTGCTCACCCGTCGCAACATGCGTGGCACCGCCTACATTTATATGCGGG CATACTCCGCCGCAGCACTGCTTGCGATTCTATTCGCAATACCCTTCGGCATCCGTATGCAGGTCCACAAGGATCGCGGACAGTGGGAGGAGTTCGGTCCCGCCTTCTACACGGCTCACTTGGAACTCTACTTGGGCAACGGGTGCTTGG GTGTGGGCGTGATGATGCTTCTCGTACTGACACTCGAGCGCTATGTCTCGGTATGCCATCCTGGAGTCACGCGCCCCGTCATGGGACGGCCTGG ATTGGTGGTCTTTCTCACCTCTTTGGTTACCATCATCGCGTACTTGCCGAGCATCTTCCGGGGCGAGCTGATTAAGTGCATTCTCTCCTCTCCCGATGTCTATGTTTATCTACGACGCGATAACACTATCTACCAGCAAACCATGTTCTACAAGGTATACAAGATCATGCTGGAGATGGTCTTTAAGTTGATTCCGACAGTGGTGATCGGAGGCCTGAACTTGCAGATTATGATTGTATACCGACAAACTTGCGAACGCCGCCGCCAAATGGTTTTGACCCGGGCCAACTCGAACTTCCACAAGGACGATGACCCGAGGAAGTTTGCGGAGGAGCGTCGTTTATTTCTTCTGCTGGGTAGCACATCGATCCTATTCTTGGTCTGCGTTTCGCCGATGGCTATACTTCACATGACCATCGCTTCGGAAGTGTATCCGAGCTTCCCGTTTCAGGTCTTCCGTGCCAGTGCTAATCTTTTGGAACTGATCAACTATTCGCTTACCTTCTACATCTACTGCCTCTTCAGCGAGGACTTCCGCAATACCCTCTTCCGCACCTTCAAGTGGCCCTGGCTGAAGGGACAGTTGTGCCACCAGGTGGACCTGGAGGTGAGTGCTAGCCCCCCCGCGACTGCGGCCACAGCTGCAGCTACACCTCAAGCAGGCAATAGTTCTAATTTTACTACTACTGTCACTATACCCAAATGCATGCCACGATTGCCAAACCCGACTCGCCACCCACATCAATTAGCCCGTCCAGACAGAAAGGGGCATGCCAATGGTGCACTTCGCGAAGGTGTCCAAGCATCCCCATTTCAACCGCAATAA
- the LOC117189145 gene encoding probable G-protein coupled receptor B0563.6 isoform X2, giving the protein MITRLYHTEEDPAYCSFIWGSNLSSSTDVLDAAANATPVFGTDLRDDIYRDVEDPRTQTLREYCYGILLPIICAMGIIGNVLNLIVLTRRNMRGTAYIYMRAYSAAALLAILFAIPFGIRMQVHKDRGQWEEFGPAFYTAHLELYLGNGCLGVGVMMLLVLTLERYVSVCHPGVTRPVMGRPGLVVFLTSLVTIIAYLPSIFRGELIKCILSSPDVYVYLRRDNTIYQQTMFYKVYKIMLEMVFKLIPTVVIGGLNLQIMIVYRQTCERRRQMVLTRANSNFHKDDDPRKFAEERRLFLLLGSTSILFLVCVSPMAILHMTIASEVYPSFPFQVFRASANLLELINYSLTFYIYCLFSEDFRNTLFRTFKWPWLKGQLCHQVDLEPVQTERGMPMVHFAKVSKHPHFNRNKTDTTTSSLDLGRSTSI; this is encoded by the exons ATGATAACGAGGCTATACCACACCGAAGAGGATCCCGCCTACTGTTCGTTTATCTGGGGGTCTAATCTCAGCAGCTCCACTGATGTTCTGGACGCAGCTGCCAATGCCACGCCCGTCTTTGGCACCGACTTGCGCGATGACATCTACCGG GATGTGGAGGATCCACGTACGCAGACTCTCCGTGAGTACTGCTATGGGATTTTGCTGCCCATCATCTGTGCAATGGGAATCATTGGCAATGTACTCAATTTAATTGTGCTCACCCGTCGCAACATGCGTGGCACCGCCTACATTTATATGCGGG CATACTCCGCCGCAGCACTGCTTGCGATTCTATTCGCAATACCCTTCGGCATCCGTATGCAGGTCCACAAGGATCGCGGACAGTGGGAGGAGTTCGGTCCCGCCTTCTACACGGCTCACTTGGAACTCTACTTGGGCAACGGGTGCTTGG GTGTGGGCGTGATGATGCTTCTCGTACTGACACTCGAGCGCTATGTCTCGGTATGCCATCCTGGAGTCACGCGCCCCGTCATGGGACGGCCTGG ATTGGTGGTCTTTCTCACCTCTTTGGTTACCATCATCGCGTACTTGCCGAGCATCTTCCGGGGCGAGCTGATTAAGTGCATTCTCTCCTCTCCCGATGTCTATGTTTATCTACGACGCGATAACACTATCTACCAGCAAACCATGTTCTACAAGGTATACAAGATCATGCTGGAGATGGTCTTTAAGTTGATTCCGACAGTGGTGATCGGAGGCCTGAACTTGCAGATTATGATTGTATACCGACAAACTTGCGAACGCCGCCGCCAAATGGTTTTGACCCGGGCCAACTCGAACTTCCACAAGGACGATGACCCGAGGAAGTTTGCGGAGGAGCGTCGTTTATTTCTTCTGCTGGGTAGCACATCGATCCTATTCTTGGTCTGCGTTTCGCCGATGGCTATACTTCACATGACCATCGCTTCGGAAGTGTATCCGAGCTTCCCGTTTCAGGTCTTCCGTGCCAGTGCTAATCTTTTGGAACTGATCAACTATTCGCTTACCTTCTACATCTACTGCCTCTTCAGCGAGGACTTCCGCAATACCCTCTTCCGCACCTTCAAGTGGCCCTGGCTGAAGGGACAGTTGTGCCACCAGGTGGACCTGGAG CCCGTCCAGACAGAAAGGGGCATGCCAATGGTGCACTTCGCGAAGGTGTCCAAGCATCCCCATTTCAACCGCAATAAAACAGATACCACCACATCGAGCCTTGATTTGGGACGCTCTACCAGCATCTAG
- the LOC117189149 gene encoding histone-lysine N-methyltransferase 2D translates to MGVIYKILKQQREQQHRGLTMDLSLSTATKCKVQAAIKQRQQQRQLENHLEPEPEPVRSQERDQDKEELSEQQLQQLCRFLAENAARKKRQSFKLKYDSELPADHVKDREHEQEREGEREQVQLSSPGQVIEMDLIEQLHHAHLPSTATARSTASTAPRDSILLKIRHQIFERKRQRQRQLAELVQQRLVVWRPW, encoded by the exons ATGGGCGTCATCTATAAGATTCTTAAGCAGCAACGTGAGCAGCAGCACCGGGGTCTTACCATGGACCTTAGCCTGAGCACGGCCACCAAGTGTAAGGTGCAGGCGGCCATTAAacagcgccagcagcagcgccaacTTGAGAACCACctggagccagagccagaaccaGTGCGGAGCCAGGAGAGGGATCAGGACAAGGAAGAGCTATCCgagcagcagttgcagcagctCTGCCGCTTCCTGGCCGAGAATGCGGCACGCAAAAAG CGCCAAAGCTTCAAGCTGAAATACGATAGCGAACTACCAGCGGATCATGTGAAAGATCGGGAACACGAACAAGAGCGAGAAGGGGAACGGGAGCAGGTGCAACTCTCATCGCCAGGCCAAGTCATAGAGATGGATCTAATCGAGCAGCTGCATCATGCCCACTTACCttccacagccacagccaggaGTACTGCGTCCACGGCGCCACGTGACAGCATCCTGCTGAAGATACGCCACCAGATTTTCGAGCGGAAGCGACAGCGCCAGCGGCAGCTGGCAGAGCTGGTGCAACAGCGACTGGTGGTGTGGCGCCCGTGGTAG
- the LOC117193512 gene encoding transcription factor HES-2: protein MQPRLPSEWLSEIGADLSEKRCSASATASATAATATWALTVSLCKNGVQFGAKSTATLAKSTYIPNEMKRNQIFRGGYVEQGLSRSSEYRKVMKPLLERKRRARINNCLDELKIIISDLAHMETTGLNKLEKADILELAVHLLQEQRACSSSQLSGPVAHQQRLEAESYWGGFRQCAVQVSSFLQHHDKALSDQFNEFLQQILPAKPAPEPPLWRPW from the exons ATGCAACCTCGTCTGCCGTCGGAGTGGCTATCAGAAATTGGAGCTGATTTGAGCGAAAAACGCTGCTCTGCTTCTGCTACTGCCAGTGCCACTGCTGCTACGGCGACCTGGGCTCTGACAGTCAGTCTGTGTAAAAACGGCGTGCAATTCGGAGCCAAGAGCACGGCAACCCTTGCGAAGTCCACGTATATTCCAAACGAGATGAAGCGCAACCAGATTTTCAGAGGTGGCTACGTAGAGCAGGGCTTGTCACGCTCCTCTGAGTACCGCAAGGTGATGAAGCCGCTGCTAGAGCGCAAGCGTCGTGCGCGCATCAACAACTGCCTGGACGAGCTAAAGATTATTATCTCGGATCTAGCTCACATG GAGACCACAGGGCTGAATAAGTTGGAGAAGGCTGACATCCTGGAGCTGGCAGTACACCTTTTGCAGGAACAACGCGCCTGCAGCTCCTCGCAACTTTCTGGCCCGGTGGCCCATCAGCAGCGACTGGAGGCGGAGTCGTACTGGGGTGGCTTCCGTCAGTGCGCCGTGCAGGTGTCCAGCTTCCTGCAGCACCACGACAAGGCGCTCAGCGACCAGTTCAATGAGTTCCTGCAGCAGATCCTACCGGCCAAGCCAGCCCCTGAGCCGCCCCTCTGGAGACCATGGTAA
- the LOC117189217 gene encoding frequenin-1 isoform X1, which yields MGKKNSKLKQDTIDRLTTDTYFTEKEIRQWHKGFLKDCPNGLLTEQGFIKIYKQFFPDGDPSKFASLVFRVFDENNDGAIEFEEFIRALSITSRGNLDEKLHWAFRLYDVDNDGYITREEMYNIVDAIYQMVGQQPQTEDENTPQKRVDKIFDQMDKNHDDRLTLEEFREGSKADPRIVQALSLGGD from the exons ATGGGCAAGAAAAACTCGAAATTGAAGCAGGACACCATCGATCGCTTGACAACGGACACATACT TCACCGAAAAGGAAATTCGTCAATG GCACAAAGGTTTTTTGAAAGACTGTCCGAACGGTTTGCTGACCGAACAA GGCTTCATCAAAATCTATAAGCAGTTTTTCCCCGATGGTGACCCCAGTAAATTTGCTTCTTTGGTATTTCGTGTATTCGATGAGAATAAC GATGGGGCCATCGAGTTTGAGGAGTTCATACGGGCCTTGTCCATAACATCACGCGGAAATTTAGATGAGAAGCTGCATT GGGCCTTCCGTCTCTATGATGTTGACAACGATGGTTACATAACGCGCGAGGAGatgtacaatattgtggatgccatcTACCAGATGGTC GGTCAGCAGCCGCAGACGGAGGACGAGAACACGCCACAGAAGCGGGTGGACAAGATCTTCGATCAGATGGACAAGAACCATGACGACCGCCTTACTCTCGAAGAGTTCCGAGAGGGAAGTAAAGCTGATCCACGTATAGTCCAGGCGTTAAGTTTAGGTGGTGATTAA
- the LOC117189217 gene encoding frequenin-1 isoform X4, producing the protein MGFIKIYKQFFPDGDPSKFASLVFRVFDENNDGAIEFEEFIRALSITSRGNLDEKLHWAFRLYDVDNDGYITREEMYNIVDAIYQMVGQQPQTEDENTPQKRVDKIFDQMDKNHDDRLTLEEFREGSKADPRIVQALSLGGD; encoded by the exons ATG GGCTTCATCAAAATCTATAAGCAGTTTTTCCCCGATGGTGACCCCAGTAAATTTGCTTCTTTGGTATTTCGTGTATTCGATGAGAATAAC GATGGGGCCATCGAGTTTGAGGAGTTCATACGGGCCTTGTCCATAACATCACGCGGAAATTTAGATGAGAAGCTGCATT GGGCCTTCCGTCTCTATGATGTTGACAACGATGGTTACATAACGCGCGAGGAGatgtacaatattgtggatgccatcTACCAGATGGTC GGTCAGCAGCCGCAGACGGAGGACGAGAACACGCCACAGAAGCGGGTGGACAAGATCTTCGATCAGATGGACAAGAACCATGACGACCGCCTTACTCTCGAAGAGTTCCGAGAGGGAAGTAAAGCTGATCCACGTATAGTCCAGGCGTTAAGTTTAGGTGGTGATTAA
- the LOC117189217 gene encoding frequenin-1 isoform X2 — protein MENIIIALLCCWTIHYSYTVHSHRKGNSSMGFIKIYKQFFPDGDPSKFASLVFRVFDENNDGAIEFEEFIRALSITSRGNLDEKLHWAFRLYDVDNDGYITREEMYNIVDAIYQMVGQQPQTEDENTPQKRVDKIFDQMDKNHDDRLTLEEFREGSKADPRIVQALSLGGD, from the exons atggaaaatatAATTATAGCACTTCTTTGTTGCTGGACTATACATTACTCATATACAGTGCACAG TCACCGAAAAGGAAATTCGTCAATG GGCTTCATCAAAATCTATAAGCAGTTTTTCCCCGATGGTGACCCCAGTAAATTTGCTTCTTTGGTATTTCGTGTATTCGATGAGAATAAC GATGGGGCCATCGAGTTTGAGGAGTTCATACGGGCCTTGTCCATAACATCACGCGGAAATTTAGATGAGAAGCTGCATT GGGCCTTCCGTCTCTATGATGTTGACAACGATGGTTACATAACGCGCGAGGAGatgtacaatattgtggatgccatcTACCAGATGGTC GGTCAGCAGCCGCAGACGGAGGACGAGAACACGCCACAGAAGCGGGTGGACAAGATCTTCGATCAGATGGACAAGAACCATGACGACCGCCTTACTCTCGAAGAGTTCCGAGAGGGAAGTAAAGCTGATCCACGTATAGTCCAGGCGTTAAGTTTAGGTGGTGATTAA
- the LOC117189217 gene encoding frequenin-1 isoform X3 has product MPRMQAKRERNLTEKEIRQWHKGFLKDCPNGLLTEQGFIKIYKQFFPDGDPSKFASLVFRVFDENNDGAIEFEEFIRALSITSRGNLDEKLHWAFRLYDVDNDGYITREEMYNIVDAIYQMVGQQPQTEDENTPQKRVDKIFDQMDKNHDDRLTLEEFREGSKADPRIVQALSLGGD; this is encoded by the exons ATGCCTCGCATGCAGGCGAAACGAGAACGGAACC TCACCGAAAAGGAAATTCGTCAATG GCACAAAGGTTTTTTGAAAGACTGTCCGAACGGTTTGCTGACCGAACAA GGCTTCATCAAAATCTATAAGCAGTTTTTCCCCGATGGTGACCCCAGTAAATTTGCTTCTTTGGTATTTCGTGTATTCGATGAGAATAAC GATGGGGCCATCGAGTTTGAGGAGTTCATACGGGCCTTGTCCATAACATCACGCGGAAATTTAGATGAGAAGCTGCATT GGGCCTTCCGTCTCTATGATGTTGACAACGATGGTTACATAACGCGCGAGGAGatgtacaatattgtggatgccatcTACCAGATGGTC GGTCAGCAGCCGCAGACGGAGGACGAGAACACGCCACAGAAGCGGGTGGACAAGATCTTCGATCAGATGGACAAGAACCATGACGACCGCCTTACTCTCGAAGAGTTCCGAGAGGGAAGTAAAGCTGATCCACGTATAGTCCAGGCGTTAAGTTTAGGTGGTGATTAA